A region of Thermococcus argininiproducens DNA encodes the following proteins:
- a CDS encoding DUF1667 domain-containing protein produces the protein MSQRTEILCIKCPKGCLLRITIVTNEVKVEGNECPLGERYGIEEIKNPKRIVTSTVRILNARYPRLPVRTSEPVPKEKIKEVISNLKNVVVKAPVKKGQIIVKNVANTGVDIIAERDMERV, from the coding sequence ATGTCTCAGAGGACTGAGATTTTATGTATAAAATGCCCAAAAGGATGTCTTCTGAGAATAACTATTGTAACCAACGAAGTAAAGGTAGAGGGTAATGAATGCCCATTAGGAGAGAGATATGGAATAGAAGAGATTAAAAATCCAAAAAGAATCGTTACATCAACTGTTAGAATATTAAATGCTAGATATCCCCGTCTACCAGTTAGAACGTCTGAACCAGTCCCCAAAGAAAAGATAAAGGAAGTTATAAGCAATCTTAAGAATGTAGTAGTTAAGGCCCCTGTGAAAAAAGGGCAGATTATTGTTAAGAACGTAGCTAATACTGGTGTTGATATTATAGCAGAGAGGGATATGGAGAGGGTTTAG
- a CDS encoding NAD(P)/FAD-dependent oxidoreductase, whose product MKAYNYDVVVIGGGPSGLAVATKLAEKGYKVALIERKDELGGILDQCIHDGFGTKLFNKALSGPEFASVFINKAETLGIGIHLNTYVKNVEIRENEKEIVAISPHGIKNIKTKAIVYAVGCRERHQFEIKIGGTRPAGVYTAGMVQRLINLYGILPGKNILIVGGGDVGMIVARHLYLEGAENLLIVFPEKRFAGLPRNVQQCILDFGIPYQPQTVVKEIIGKERVEGAILVRVDEKWKPIPGTEELYPCDTIILSVGLIPYSLKLKKIGAKIDPRTKGPEINEFFETTIEGVFAVGNLVQIFDYVDDAVESALIAADGVEKYLNQEPKEKIIEFVPGKYIRALIPHRIEWKDDRNIIAFFRANIEKENAHIELRDENGNLLKRYFRRYIRPSTLERIEIPRELLQDKRQVTLNVSED is encoded by the coding sequence TTGAAAGCCTATAACTACGACGTTGTTGTAATTGGTGGTGGTCCATCAGGCCTCGCCGTAGCCACAAAACTTGCTGAAAAGGGATACAAAGTCGCACTCATAGAAAGAAAAGATGAACTGGGAGGAATCCTAGATCAATGCATTCACGATGGGTTTGGAACCAAGCTCTTCAACAAAGCCCTTTCAGGGCCTGAATTTGCAAGCGTTTTCATAAACAAAGCAGAGACACTTGGAATTGGTATACATTTAAACACGTACGTAAAGAACGTTGAAATCAGAGAAAACGAGAAAGAGATAGTAGCTATAAGTCCACACGGTATCAAAAACATAAAAACAAAAGCAATAGTGTATGCGGTAGGATGTAGGGAAAGGCACCAATTTGAAATAAAAATTGGTGGCACTAGGCCTGCAGGTGTATACACAGCCGGAATGGTGCAACGACTTATCAATCTTTATGGTATCCTTCCTGGAAAGAACATACTCATAGTGGGTGGTGGAGATGTGGGAATGATCGTCGCGAGGCATCTTTATCTTGAAGGAGCAGAAAACCTCCTTATTGTATTTCCCGAAAAACGATTTGCTGGATTACCAAGAAATGTACAACAATGTATTTTAGATTTCGGAATTCCATATCAGCCCCAGACAGTAGTAAAAGAGATAATCGGAAAAGAAAGGGTTGAGGGGGCTATTCTAGTTAGAGTAGATGAAAAATGGAAACCTATACCTGGAACTGAAGAACTTTATCCCTGTGACACAATCATCCTATCTGTAGGTCTTATTCCTTATTCATTAAAACTCAAGAAAATCGGAGCAAAAATAGATCCAAGAACTAAAGGACCCGAAATAAACGAATTCTTTGAAACCACAATTGAAGGAGTATTTGCAGTTGGAAACCTTGTTCAAATATTTGACTATGTAGATGACGCAGTTGAAAGTGCACTAATAGCTGCCGATGGAGTGGAAAAGTATCTAAACCAAGAACCAAAGGAAAAAATCATAGAATTCGTTCCCGGCAAATACATTAGAGCCCTTATCCCACACAGAATCGAGTGGAAAGACGATAGAAATATCATAGCATTTTTCCGAGCAAATATAGAAAAAGAAAACGCCCATATAGAACTAAGAGACGAGAATGGTAACTTGCTCAAAAGATACTTCCGAAGATACATAAGGCCTTCTACACTTGAAAGAATAGAAATCCCAAGAGAGTTACTACAAGACAAAAGGCAGGTGACCCTAAATGTCTCAGAGGACTGA